In the Equus caballus isolate H_3958 breed thoroughbred chromosome 26, TB-T2T, whole genome shotgun sequence genome, aaataacaaattttccactaggaaaaaatatcacatatatgGATTGCAGTATATTTAAACACTTTTCTATACATGAACGTCTAGATTTCTTCCAATCTCTTAATATCATGAAGAAACACAGTGCTTACTCATTTATATAACTCTCCATAGTCATGACGATTTCCTTAAAGTAAGTTCCAAGGAAGATGACCATAAGGAAAATGGTAATGTATATTATTAAGGTTTTGATATCATTATCAAATTATCATCCAGGTAGGCCATACCACTTTGCGTCAATTGGTTTGAGCAAAATGACAACTCATAGGATCCACTTTCTAACTCTCAAATGTTATATAGTCTGTTCCCAGGTCCAGCCTTTTCCATTAAGGAAAAGGCATTAATGAGATGCAATTAAtatcttcttctacttcttttcaGATGAACTCTTTCTTTAAATATAGCAAATTTTGTGCCCTTACGCCCTTCTTAAATATGATCTCATCTGGACAAGATCTGGCAGAAACTTCTTGGTTTTTCTGGCATGACACATGTTGCTCTCTACTTTGAAATTCTATTGTATCTCAACAGAGGCTGGCAGAGAGAGTTAGATATTTGTTGCTAAGgcattttttcccctaagtttcaggcagttttatttccaaattagaaaatactggttaaagaatctttttgaaaaaatcttgaaagtggACACAGTTATAATTGAGAACAGGATAAATAACTGTCAATACAATAGAGAAGTTTAAAACAATTATATCAAAGtacaaaaagtaaaggaaaaaggtGAAACTAGAATGAGACATAAAGTTTAGGAAACAACCTAAAGGtggaaaattaaacataaattacatcaataaataaaaatcattgaacTCCTCAGTTTaatttcattccataaatatttattgattacttaGTGTGTGCCAGGTTCCGCTAGGTCCTGAGGAGTTAGTAAACAAGACAGAAACAGGACCTTCACTCAGGACGTTTAGTCTAGCAGAGAACATATTAAACAAGCAAATACAAAAGTGATGTGTGTCACCAAAAGAGAAGTTCAAGATGAATGAAGCACACGTGAAGGGTTTCCTAAAGAGGTTCGAGAAAGCTGTGAACACATTATCGCATACCTGTTCTTCCTCATCTTCACTGATCAGCTGTACACCAGCCAACACCATATTTAATACTGAAATACTACAACGAAACACATTTAACataagaaataagacaaggataaCTGCTGTCATCAGTAACATTTTGATATATGTTCTCACCCAAAACGGTACGAAGAGCAATTCAATATTAATCTTATGGGAAAGAAGCAGACTGATGAAACGTTACTTatttcagagaattaaaaaagatGAAGAGCTTCAATAGCATTAACTCAATATCAACACATATTTTAGGACGTATACTCTACTCTAAGGACTAggtatcaaataaaaataaaatgttgaacaaGGAGTTTTCAGTCTAGTTAGTGAAGACAGACAAAAAATGATTGCTTTATAATGTGGTTAAGAGCAGTACAAAGAGTGAACACAGGGTTTCATGGTAATAAAAAGGCCAACTAAAACCTCTGTAAATGGATCAGGAAAATGCTTCCCAGAAGATGTCAAGATAAAACAGAGCCTTGTAGGATAAAAATGTACAGATGGGAAGATCCTTCTGGATAGCAGAATTGTTGATTTAAAGTGTAGAAAGTAAGAGAGGCCTTGGTACATTCTATGCATGGTAAAGAAATTGGTGTGGCTGAGGCACCCATAAGATACTggagaagaataagaaatcaGTCTTGAGAGGTTATTATAGTGCAATCATAAAAGGAATTTAGACTTTCCCAAAAAAACAATGAGCTATGATGAAAGGATTATAAGCAGTAGAGTGGCATTATCAAATTTGTGTCTCAGAAATGCATTCCAAAGTCAGAGTGCATGTTTAGGAGTTattgcagtaatccaggtgaCAAATGGCTGTGACCACAACTAGAATAGTGACAATCTGGTTGGAGAAAAAGGCTGGATTCTAGAGATAATAAGGCCATAGAACTCATGGGCTTGGAGAGGGGcaggaaatggaaaaagtaatCAAACATGATTCTATGATGGATGGTAGTACATCTACTGAAATAAGGAACACAGGGTGCAAAGGATTATAAACTTAAAGATGCAAATTGTAAATGTAAAGATGATAAATTCTGGTGTGGCCATGTGAGTGTGAGATGCCTATGCAATGTTCCATTTGGAACTGTCCAGCATGCAGTCTGGTGATCAGAAAGATGTGGGGTGGAGAGGCAGAACTCTGAGTCAACGGTGTGTGCAAGAGACACTAATTCTAGCCCCAGGGGATAGAGATGATCCCTTAAGGTGAGCAGGTAAGACAACTCCCTTCCTTGCCCATTACCAGTAGACCCAGTGAAACAAAAacattctttaaacatttttattaaccCATTTTGGCTGTACAGATAGAAGTAATGAACAGGTGACTTTAGAGACCATAATTTAACTATTGTCACAGTCAGCATGTGGTAGGGTTATCTGTACCAGTTAGTTATTCTGTCCTGAGATTTGTTAACTAAGGTTGAATAAATCATTGTACTTCAGAGTGTGAGATCTTAGCACAGAAGAATTTTCCCTAGGAACACATAACTGAAGAGAATCCTCTCTCTATCTATTCCTACCTGTTGAACATGATCTGAATTTTCTTTGGAGATAGGGAAATAGATTAGCATAAATTGGCTTAAGGATACTGTCATTATCATGTCTTATGAGGAAAGAGAATAACAATGAGCTAGATACTGTTCAGGGCAAGACAGATGAAGTATTTCTGGTCTATGGTCGGTTACGATTAATTTATCTAATAATGATTATATAGGGCTACTATAAGCCAGGCTTTTGGTTAAAAACATAGGAGTCAGTTTTGGCTCCTAGGAGATCGTGGTCTATTATTTATCTAGAAAATAGACTTAGGAGTAATAGTTCCCCTTAACTAGGTGCTTCATCAGCTAAAATAGAGTCACACAATTATTACTAAGAATTATAATAAGTATAACAGGAAATCAAACTCTAGTTTCAAAGAACTAAGAGGtcaatctctttttaaaaaaagttaatttaatcAAGACTTTTCTCATTTTGAGACTTTGTCTGGAAAAGTTTGAACAGTATCTTTGACCCCTTTGGCCCTTTTCCTGGGGTGCTACTCCTCACAGGCCTTATTTGGGGAGGTGGTGATTGACTTGGATGTGGTTTTCCAGGAAGTGGCTGGTGATTTTTACTACATATAAACTCAAGCCAGGAAACCCCTGGAGGCAACTTGTGATCACCAAGTACCTTAGTGAACACACAACCTGAGAGGGTAGATGTGGTAGACTCTTTGGAAGGATGAGGTGaagtggaagaggaggaaaaagaagatgaacaagaggaggatgaggaggaggatgtggaggaggaagaggctgagAGCAGGGGCTTTGGCAGAGAATTGCTACTTTTCTTAACATAAAGCAGCCAGTCAACAGCTTGGGGCTGTTGGCTTACAACTTTGTTTTCACGGGCTACTGTCAGCCGTGTTGTCTTCATATTTAACCCCTGGGTAATATCAGGTTCAGATGGAGGGGAAAATTGTGATATCTTCTCCACTTCTTCAAAGTTGTCTTCAGAGCTTTCTTCTGGCTGATTTTCTTTCACAGGGCATGGGAGACAAGATGAGAAAGAAGTCTGTGGTAGGCAAAGGATAAGAACTAACTTcacctttattttcccctcagaACTAGGCTCAGGTGTTGGTATGACAAACAGTGTTGCACTACGAGGATCTTTCCTTCCTGTAAGATGGTTACACTGAGATTTTATGCAGGAAGCACAAGCTAAACAAACCACATAGCTTGATGACAGGCGGGGACCAGGATGAGGATTGGGCCTTCCCCTCATCCTTCGAAAGAGAATCTGCCTAGAGAGATCCCTCTGGATCCTGTTCTTGGAGAGAGAATTGACAATTTTATTGAGAACATCATCAGGGATAGTTCCACCTTTAACAATGCAGGGATAAATATAATCTAAAGTCCATGGAATTTCTTTATTTGGTTCTGTCTTTGCACGAAAATCAAAACTGCTCTTACTCAGGAGTCTGGAGCCCAGTGTTGAAGCAGCTTTGTTCCTGATGCGGTGTGTGGAGCTTGATAAGGATCGACCTGAGACGTTCAGTTTGGGATAAGGAGAAGATAAACCTGTGGCTCTGTATTTGTCATTTGGTGAAATGGTGTTCTGAAACTTGGAGTGACAAATTGGTGAGCTCAGAGTCCTGACGTCACGATCAAGTGTAAGCATCGTCTGAGGTTTGGGCCGGAACAGTGGCAAACTCTGAGTCTGGTGGACAGAATGTGGTAAAGGTGACAGCTTCGATTTTGAATTAGACAATGATAAGCTCAGAATACTGGAATTAGAGCTCAATATAGGTATTGTCCGAGGTCTGGAGTCAGGTAACTGTGAGCTCAGAGCCATTTGACTGGGCTCCATTGAAGGTGATGAGTGAAGCACATCGTTTGTTTGAGGTATCGAGTTCAGTGATGGTGAGCTCAAAGATCTTTGGTTGTGCTCTAATAAAGATGTCCAAAGACTGTTCAATGGAAATGTTTTCTCAGTCTTAGTGTGAGGTAATGTTGAGTTAAGGGCTCTTTGATTGGGTCCCAAAGAAGGTGATGTCCACAGGTTGTCTAGGGAAGGTGTTTCTTGATATTTGAAGGGGGATAATGATGAACTGGAGACTCTTTGATTAGACTTCAGTGAAGGTGACGTCCAGCAAAGGTCTGGGGAAGATGTTTTCCAAGTTTTGGGGAAGGGTAATTGTGATCTCAAGGCTGTTTGACTGGGCTCCAGTGATGTCGATGTCTTCTTAAGGTCAAGCGAAGATGTCGTCTGAGGTTTGGGATGAAAAAAAGGTGAGTTCAGGGTTCTCTGATTAGGCCGCAATGAAGTTCTCCAGGGGAGGTTTAATGAAGGTGTGGCCTGACGTTCGGAGTGGGGCAATGGTGATTTTAAAACCCTGTTGTAGAAGCCCGGTGAAATTGTGTCCTGAGACTTGGCAGAGGGCAATATTGAGGATCTCTGCACCTTCTGGTTGGAGTTTAGTGGAGGAGCTGCAGGGTTATCATTATGAGATTGAACTCTGACCACAGATTGGTCATTGGGTTGATTTAGTTTTTCACCCGTACATTGAGGTGTTAATGAGTTGGTTGTGGCCAGTTGGTAAGAGTGTGCTAATGGCACAAAGGGTTGATCATAATATGCTAGTGGCACCATCTTAGGCTAGTGGTAGAGGTCTTTTTGAAAGCAGTTGGCTTCCAGGGATGTTTTAGTAACTGATAGAGCCTTTCAGCTGGATTTCATGGACAATAGATACTTTTAAATGAACAGTCTTTGGTAGTTTCTAATTTCTATCTTGTAACCTCTCTGCTAAttcttaaatattataaaatgtcttaaaattgaGGTGTAGATGAGGTTGAAAAAAACCGTCACCATTTgagattctcttctctcttctctttagtTTCCTAGAGTTTTCTCTCTTGAAGAAATAACGCCTGTTAACAAAATAGTGAAGAGAGTTCAGAAGAGATCACGATAGGGATATTAGTTTTCTCAGACAATTTGTTGTATGACTAGAGCACAGGCTTTATGTTAAATCTCAGCCACTTACTCTGTATGtgaccttttttttaaatagttttattcttgttgtgagactttttttttttcttcttattcttctccccaaagccccccagtacatagttgtgtactctagttgtaggtccttctggttgtgctatgtgggacactgcctcagcaaggtttgatgagcagtgccatgtccacacccaggatccaaaccggtgaaaccccaggtcgccaaagcggagcacgtgaacttaaccattcagccatggggcaggccccctgTATGTAACTTTTGAATTAAACTTTCTAAGCCCCAGCTGCCCATCTGTAAAGTAGATATATATAATCTCTAACTCATTGAGTGAAAGactaaaaaagataatatatataaaatgtgtaatGGTGCCCAGGatataaaagatgctcaataaaaggTAATAGCTATTTCTCATACTCTTCTAATGAttacttcagtaaaaaaaaaaataataattctgtgATAGGTTTGTTGCATGAAATAAGAGAATCTcagagataaatgaaatggaaattcttCTGATGTATTGGTTTTCAATTCAGATTGAATTACGCATCAGTATCACCTTTAGCTTACTTCCAAAAGTCTATAATTCTAGTTGAAAGTCTACTGCATGCTTTCAGTCTTGTTCTTGTCACCATTGCAGCTTTTGAAACTGCCGACTACTACTACCTTTTAAAACTACCGTCTTCATGCATGCCCATTATTTCTCTCTACTCTGATTCTCTCCATTCATTCTCCTATTTCTCTCCAAGTCTTCACTGAAGTCTTTTGTTTTGCTCTCACCTCAATGTAGTTCTAAGAATTATATAACCAGTTCTCTCCTATTTTCATTCTATTCCTAAGTAATCGTATCAGTTATGTTTAGGATTTATAAATGAACTACAGAAACTTCACAAAAACCAGAACCTTGTAGTGGGCCAAGAGTGATGCAAGCATTCACCACTCAGGAAAGATGGATAGTCCGCTTCTTAAATGCAACTAATAGTTTAACATGACACTATTTTAGTGCATTTTTCATGGTCAAgagtttatttttcagattttaaggCTAAGACACATGAtatgacaaaacaaacaaagtgaTTGCAACAGACCCTGGGATTAGTCAAGTAAATCGTTGGCCTTAAGGACCTTGAAGAATGAGAACTGTCAGAATTTGGTTTCATGATTCTTTCTACACTTCCATGACTTACCAACCCAATTCCTGATAGGCATAATTATTCATCATACAAGCCAAATACTCAATTAATTTACTATCGCTTCTGTTACTGTTAGAATGTTTTCTCTTATGTCAAGGTCTCTTTTCACATATTGAATCTTCTTtacacttattttaaaatatatgttattgGTATCTTAATTCACTGGTTTTCAAGTCCTGAGtcattttttctgaaattctcCAAGTATCAACAACATTATTTACAAGCCAATAGCTTCCcaatcttttgtctttagtcCTGGTTTTCTCTTTAGATTCAAAATTAGATTTCCAGATAGTCATCAGACTTCTCTATCCAAAAGTCCCAAAGACAATTCAAACACAAAACATGCAAAACTCGATAAAGTTATTTCTGTTTCCAGagaaatcttccttttcttcttcttctatctTGGTTCCTAAAACCTACTCATCTACCTCAGAATCTCTGAAATCATCTGGGACAGCTTCACCTTCCAAAACTATTTCAACACCAAGACTTGTTGATTTTACCTCTTCCATATCTTAATTCACCTTTTTCTCCTCAATTCCATGATTTCAGATTATGATATAGGGGCATCTCATCTAGATTAATGTATTATTATATTATCGTCTATGTATCTTGCCCACACAAATTCActcactctcttccttctcctctgccagACATCCAAGAGCAAACTCTTGCTGGGGAGATACAGATGCTGCTCATCCAGgcatttccttcattttgcttATGTCTGCATGCGTAGTAGACACTGAAGTTACTTTTTGTAGTTAGATTTTGTGTGGTGTGATTTGACAAAGTCCAATGTTTTAAAGAGTGGAGGGAACAGTACGCCCCTCTGTATATTGTGTGGCACCCTAACAAGCTTCTCAATGGTAATATAAAATAACTCCGTGACCTGGaggtaagcaaagatttcttaaatggaccataaaatttacccattaaaaattggtaaattgcAATCAAGAACTCccaatcaggaaaaagaaatatttagaaagtgtAAAGGCAAAtcaaagaatgtgaaaaaataCTTATAATACACATATCTTAAAAAAGACTCATATCCATGATAACGTCTGCATGTTgctaagaaaaagacaaataatgtaatTAGAATGGTGGGCAAAATACGTGAACAAGCGCTTCACAAATGAGGATATCCAAATGCTAGTGCGCATATGAAAAAAGGCAGCCTCATTAGAAACTGGTGAAGTGTATATTTAAACTACAGAGAGATGCTACTACACGTTGTCAGAATGTGgctaaaataaagtgaaaactgACAAAGCCAAGGACTGGTGATTATGCAGATTAATTAGCATatcacatatataatacatatatgtaatacatatatacatataacatatataatacatatacgtaatgcatatatacatatatcatatataataaatatatgtgatatatgataatacacatatataatacaaGTGTATATGATATACTAGtcaatataatacatatatacacatatatatattatattccactcctaggtacattcCAACAGGCATTCAATGCATAAATATTTGCATTGAAATACATGTACTAGGATGTACAttggagcattattcataatagctccaaAGTAGAATTAACTGATAATCAAAAgcagatatat is a window encoding:
- the CSNK2A2IP gene encoding casein kinase II subunit alpha'-interacting protein — encoded protein: MVPLAYYDQPFVPLAHSYQLATTNSLTPQCTGEKLNQPNDQSVVRVQSHNDNPAAPPLNSNQKVQRSSILPSAKSQDTISPGFYNRVLKSPLPHSERQATPSLNLPWRTSLRPNQRTLNSPFFHPKPQTTSSLDLKKTSTSLEPSQTALRSQLPFPKTWKTSSPDLCWTSPSLKSNQRVSSSSLSPFKYQETPSLDNLWTSPSLGPNQRALNSTLPHTKTEKTFPLNSLWTSLLEHNQRSLSSPSLNSIPQTNDVLHSSPSMEPSQMALSSQLPDSRPRTIPILSSNSSILSLSLSNSKSKLSPLPHSVHQTQSLPLFRPKPQTMLTLDRDVRTLSSPICHSKFQNTISPNDKYRATGLSSPYPKLNVSGRSLSSSTHRIRNKAASTLGSRLLSKSSFDFRAKTEPNKEIPWTLDYIYPCIVKGGTIPDDVLNKIVNSLSKNRIQRDLSRQILFRRMRGRPNPHPGPRLSSSYVVCLACASCIKSQCNHLTGRKDPRSATLFVIPTPEPSSEGKIKVKLVLILCLPQTSFSSCLPCPVKENQPEESSEDNFEEVEKISQFSPPSEPDITQGLNMKTTRLTVARENKVVSQQPQAVDWLLYVKKSSNSLPKPLLSASSSSTSSSSSSSCSSSFSSSSTSPHPSKESTTSTLSGCVFTKVLGDHKLPPGVSWLEFICSKNHQPLPGKPHPSQSPPPQIRPVRSSTPGKGPKGSKILFKLFQTKSQNEKSLD